The genome window CCGCCAAAATATTTAAAGAAGTAAATTTTGAATTTGATTATTGCTTTATTTCAACGACATTTTGGGAATATAGGGTCTTTCGGGATGAACGAGTAATTCTTGTCTAAGCGGATCAATAATTACATCCATATCTTCCATTGGAATGGCGCCCAATAAAACTTCAGAATTTCCAGGCAATACCATAGCCGTTGTGATGGATTTCCTGTTTTTGAACCGAATCTCAATCGGACCCACCACTTCCAATCCTATGGTGGTTCCATCGGCTAGACCTGCTAATTTCCTATCGACCACACGTAATCCGAGTTGAAGCTTAATCTCTTCGTTGATGGCTAACATGTAAGCACCACTATCTACTATGGCGGATACTTTGGTGCGGCGTATTTCTGATTGATCGATAAATCCTCTTTCAGCTACCGCCGTATCTTCTGCATTAATAAGTTCTATATCAGCATACACCAGTCCCATGAACAAAAATTGAGTTGCAAATATACGCTAAACTTTTCAGGAAATCCGAATATCAAATCCCCTACTTCAAGTGAAAAACCGGACCATTCGGATGAGCCGGATTGTAATCCAGCTTTCCTTCAGCAGGTAAAATGGCTAAATCCATCAATTCCATAGGTACGGCTCCCAATAATGGTTCTGCATTGCCTGGCATCACAAAAGCATCCACCTCGCAACTTCTTTCTTTGTAAATAACTCGAATACCCGAAACTGATTCTACTGTTCGGTTGGTGCCGTCAGCTAAGGTGACAACTAATGGAATGCCTTGTTTTAAACCTAACTTCTGTTTAATTTCTTCGTTGATGGTCAATCATATTACACCGCTGTCTGCCAAAATTCTTGTTTTGGTTCTGCGAATTTCTGATGGCATTTTATACCCTTCTTCCACCAACAATTCATCTTTAAAATTAACTAATTCGATATCAGCATAAACTAATCCCATGGATTTATATTTAAACAAACATAATAAACTATTGCCTCTGAAACACCTTCAAATTTCATTTAGGTATTCCGAATTTCTAAATATTTCCAAATAAGCACTTTCCATAATGACCAGCCCTTACCTTTGCATAGATTATGAAAGTGGAATTGGATATTACCCCTTTGAATGAATGGCTACCATT of Bacteroidia bacterium contains these proteins:
- a CDS encoding clan AA aspartic protease, whose translation is MTINEEIKQKLGLKQGIPLVVTLADGTNRTVESVSGIRVIYKERSCEVDAFVMPGNAEPLLGAVPMELMDLAILPAEGKLDYNPAHPNGPVFHLK